In a genomic window of Amycolatopsis japonica:
- a CDS encoding tripartite tricarboxylate transporter permease has product MLQQLIDGFGTALTPTHLALAALGVLLGTAIGVLPGIGPAMAVALLLPVTYGMEPTAAFIMFAGIYYGGMFGGSTTSILLNTPGESFSVVAAIDGNPMARKGRGAQALAAAAIGHFVGGILGTMALVLLAPIIAKYAVDIGAPDLFAIMVLAFIGVTSVLGNSRIRGVASLLIGLTIGLVGLDEMTGQSRLTFGSLHLADGIDVVIVAVALFAVGESLWVAAHLRRNTFKPIPVGRPWLSRADLKRTWKPWLRGPVIGFPFGAIPAGGAEIPTFLSYLTEKRLSKHKDEFGKGAIEGVAGPEAAASSSAAGTLVSMLTLGLPTTAVAAVMLAAFQQYGIQPGPLLFERESKLVWGLIASLFVGLTLLLVLNLPLAPLWAKLLRIPRPYLYAGILFFASVGAYAVNADIFDLLVMFVIGLIGFAMRRYGLPVLPAIIGVILGPAAEQQMRRALQLSDGSLTGLVNTPFAIVVYVIILVILFFPVIKRFLPARPTAPEAEPKDKVDA; this is encoded by the coding sequence ATGCTGCAGCAACTCATCGACGGGTTCGGCACCGCGCTGACCCCGACGCACCTCGCGCTCGCCGCGCTCGGTGTGCTGCTGGGCACCGCGATCGGGGTGCTGCCGGGGATCGGCCCCGCGATGGCGGTGGCCCTGTTGCTGCCGGTGACCTACGGCATGGAGCCGACGGCGGCGTTCATCATGTTCGCCGGCATCTACTACGGCGGCATGTTCGGCGGCTCGACGACGTCGATCCTGCTGAACACCCCGGGTGAGAGCTTCTCCGTGGTCGCCGCGATCGACGGAAACCCCATGGCACGCAAGGGCCGCGGCGCCCAGGCGCTGGCGGCGGCCGCGATCGGGCATTTCGTCGGCGGCATCCTCGGCACGATGGCGCTGGTGCTGCTGGCGCCGATCATCGCGAAGTACGCGGTCGACATCGGCGCGCCCGACCTGTTCGCGATCATGGTGCTGGCGTTCATCGGGGTCACCTCGGTGCTCGGCAACTCGCGGATCCGCGGTGTCGCGTCGCTGCTGATCGGCCTCACCATCGGGCTCGTCGGCCTGGACGAGATGACCGGTCAGTCGCGCCTGACCTTCGGTTCGCTGCATCTGGCGGACGGGATCGACGTGGTGATCGTGGCGGTCGCGCTGTTCGCCGTCGGCGAGTCGCTGTGGGTGGCCGCGCATCTGCGGCGCAACACCTTCAAGCCGATCCCGGTCGGCAGGCCGTGGCTCTCGCGCGCCGATCTGAAGCGGACCTGGAAGCCGTGGCTGCGCGGTCCGGTGATCGGGTTCCCGTTCGGCGCCATCCCGGCCGGCGGCGCGGAGATCCCGACGTTCCTCTCGTACCTGACCGAAAAGCGGCTGTCGAAGCACAAGGACGAATTCGGCAAGGGCGCCATCGAAGGCGTCGCGGGTCCGGAAGCGGCCGCGTCGTCCTCGGCGGCGGGCACGCTGGTCTCGATGCTGACGCTGGGCCTGCCGACCACCGCGGTCGCGGCCGTGATGCTGGCGGCGTTCCAGCAGTACGGCATCCAGCCGGGTCCGCTGCTGTTCGAACGCGAGTCGAAGCTGGTGTGGGGCCTGATCGCCTCGCTGTTCGTCGGCCTGACGCTGCTGCTGGTGCTGAACCTGCCGCTGGCGCCGCTGTGGGCGAAGCTGCTGCGCATCCCGCGGCCGTACCTCTACGCGGGCATCCTGTTCTTCGCCAGTGTCGGCGCGTACGCGGTCAACGCGGACATCTTCGACCTGCTGGTGATGTTCGTGATCGGCCTGATCGGGTTCGCGATGCGCCGCTACGGATTGCCGGTGCTGCCGGCGATCATCGGCGTGATCCTCGGCCCGGCCGCCGAACAGCAGATGCGGCGCGCGCTGCAGCTCAGTGACGGCTCGCTGACCGGGCTGGTCAACACGCCGTTCGCGATCGTGGTCTACGTGATCATCCTGGTGATCCTGTTCTTCCCGGTGATCAAGCGTTTCCTTCCTGCCCGTCCCACCGCTCCCGAGGCGGAGCCCAAGGACAAGGTCGACGCCTGA
- a CDS encoding DUF1996 domain-containing protein: MARRTKVATGATAFAIAVGGIVVVTTTGTPDAARADGADKSFFIDITKVPRGNNVNLDLAKRGARGTFTVDCGRNENGHFNGDNFIAQPGVRNGAEHLHDYVGNLSTNADSNNKSLLRAGTTCKNGDKSAYFWPVIRINTEEEEENEAANEEKLAADRVDAAKDEAAAQVDCPDVASELSELSEVPDQAVPAIDENLDKLDRESENANNQLAQGKQAGQVLDELKNKRKPSIKQIGDTMRQAGQPVAKNEDQLAGCAVKQNGKGGLDNGGDNSNVNAAGDAEKKKSDGKAADLPGVNDNNEIGNNEGEIQRAEKVDLTFTSGGARRVVAMPKFLRVLYGDAKQSTNGPANARPSWTCTGFEDRLTELYPICPRGSKVTRVHSFPNCWDGKNTDSANHRTHIVFSDRNGKCPRGFKNVPQLRITLVYNIPSNIQAAGQYAVDAFAQEKHNPRSDHDDFANVMSQRLMNQLVRCINSGKRCRQ; encoded by the coding sequence ATGGCGCGCCGCACCAAGGTCGCCACGGGCGCCACCGCCTTCGCCATCGCCGTCGGCGGGATCGTCGTGGTCACCACGACCGGAACCCCCGACGCCGCCAGGGCCGACGGCGCGGACAAGTCGTTCTTCATCGACATCACGAAGGTCCCCCGCGGCAACAACGTCAACCTCGACCTCGCGAAACGAGGCGCACGAGGGACGTTCACCGTGGACTGCGGCCGCAACGAGAACGGCCACTTCAACGGCGACAACTTCATCGCGCAGCCCGGCGTCCGCAATGGAGCCGAGCATCTGCACGACTACGTCGGGAACCTTTCGACCAACGCGGATTCGAACAACAAGAGCCTGCTGCGCGCGGGCACCACCTGCAAGAACGGGGACAAGTCGGCCTACTTCTGGCCGGTGATCCGGATCAACACCGAGGAAGAGGAAGAGAACGAGGCCGCGAACGAGGAGAAACTCGCCGCCGATCGCGTCGACGCCGCCAAGGACGAGGCCGCCGCCCAGGTCGACTGCCCCGACGTCGCCAGCGAACTCAGTGAACTCAGCGAAGTCCCCGACCAGGCCGTGCCCGCGATCGACGAGAACCTCGACAAACTCGACCGGGAGTCCGAGAACGCGAACAACCAGCTGGCGCAAGGAAAACAAGCCGGCCAAGTGCTCGACGAGCTGAAGAACAAGCGGAAGCCGTCGATCAAGCAGATCGGCGACACCATGCGGCAGGCCGGCCAGCCGGTCGCGAAGAACGAAGACCAGCTCGCCGGCTGTGCCGTGAAGCAGAACGGCAAGGGCGGTCTCGACAACGGCGGCGACAACAGCAACGTCAACGCCGCCGGTGACGCCGAGAAGAAGAAGTCCGACGGCAAGGCGGCCGACCTGCCCGGCGTCAACGACAACAACGAGATCGGCAACAACGAAGGCGAGATCCAGCGCGCCGAGAAGGTCGACCTGACCTTCACCAGCGGCGGCGCCCGCCGTGTCGTCGCGATGCCGAAGTTCCTGCGCGTGCTCTACGGCGACGCCAAGCAGAGCACCAACGGCCCGGCCAACGCCCGGCCGAGCTGGACCTGCACCGGCTTCGAGGACCGGCTCACCGAGCTGTACCCGATCTGCCCGCGGGGCAGCAAGGTCACCCGCGTCCACTCGTTCCCGAACTGCTGGGACGGGAAGAACACCGACAGCGCGAACCACCGCACGCATATCGTGTTCTCCGACCGCAACGGGAAATGCCCGCGTGGCTTCAAGAACGTGCCGCAGCTGCGGATCACGCTGGTGTACAACATCCCGTCGAACATCCAGGCCGCCGGGCAGTACGCGGTCGACGCCTTTGCTCAGGAGAAGCACAACCCGCGCTCCGACCACGACGACTTCGCGAACGTCATGTCGCAGCGGCTGATGAACCAGCTGGTGAGGTGCATCAACAGCGGTAAACGCTGCCGACAGTGA
- a CDS encoding tripartite tricarboxylate transporter TctB family protein — MTTWLKGRSELGVSVVLVVLGVLVLTDALSIPTDFAQRGPVGPKAVPVLVGSLLLIVAVLLARDVLRGGKGEAEGGEDIDLTAPADMRTVLLLCGAFLANAALIGLVGFPISGAILFWGAAFALGSRNLVRDPLIAAGMSVVTFLIFNNLLGVPLPGGPLMEVF, encoded by the coding sequence ATGACCACGTGGCTGAAAGGGCGCTCCGAACTCGGCGTGAGCGTGGTGCTCGTGGTGCTCGGCGTGCTGGTGCTGACCGACGCGCTGAGCATTCCTACCGACTTCGCCCAGCGCGGTCCCGTCGGGCCGAAGGCGGTCCCGGTCCTGGTCGGCTCGCTGCTGCTGATCGTCGCGGTACTGCTGGCGCGCGACGTCCTGCGCGGCGGCAAGGGCGAGGCCGAGGGCGGCGAGGACATCGACCTCACCGCACCCGCCGACATGCGCACGGTTCTGTTGCTGTGCGGTGCCTTCCTCGCCAACGCGGCGCTGATCGGCCTCGTCGGGTTCCCGATCTCGGGCGCGATCCTGTTCTGGGGCGCGGCGTTCGCCCTCGGCAGCCGCAACCTGGTGCGTGATCCGCTGATCGCGGCGGGCATGTCGGTCGTGACCTTCCTGATCTTCAACAACCTGCTCGGTGTCCCGCTGCCCGGTGGCCCGTTGATGGAGGTGTTCTGA
- a CDS encoding substrate-binding and VWA domain-containing protein: MRRSGWLSLVFGALVGTLVIVLLATTVTAPSNASRSDCVRLVTSSSTEKGDLIAELAARYNETGRTFDGGKCAKVDPHKKTSGATLDLIADGWNDIDQHQPEPQVWMPSSSLWLDLLRQRGKGERIKAGPKTSLATSPMVIAMPEPMAKAMGWPEKTLGWNDVLQVNRDGGWASKGAEYAKWGNFTLGKDNPRRSTSGLAATIATYFAATGGDYGKIGTAETVQFVRGIEASVAYYSDDSVAFLKTLYDEDRKKPTPYISAMAMQEQMVYLYNRGVPTGDPAQLNANPVAPLRPLVAVHPKEGTMLIDHPFLTTASASPEQQAAADDFYAFLREEGQQKRFRDLGFRDPDGRPGPDLAGIVGTQGTQEPPKIGVPTGEQIQKMLDGWEYTQRRGRILLVLDLSGSMNEPFDKNRKDKPYSESRIALLKPAIRKQLEYLHPEDEVGLWTFSDGYEEKMPIGKVKNVRGPMLQLVENLTPRGDTALYQTVMAANDKMRREFDPNLINAVVFLTDGENTEAGTKEQVLQNVDADRLDNSVRIFTMAYGAQADSRVLDEIAQKSKARSYQAVDPYGIDKMFVNVFSNF, translated from the coding sequence ATGCGGAGATCAGGCTGGCTTTCGCTCGTCTTCGGCGCGCTCGTCGGGACGCTCGTGATCGTCCTGCTCGCGACCACGGTCACCGCGCCGTCGAACGCGTCCAGGTCCGACTGCGTCCGGCTGGTCACCAGTTCCTCGACGGAGAAGGGCGATCTGATCGCCGAACTGGCCGCGCGGTACAACGAGACCGGCCGGACGTTCGACGGCGGCAAGTGCGCGAAGGTCGACCCGCACAAGAAGACCTCGGGCGCCACGCTCGACCTCATCGCCGACGGCTGGAACGACATCGACCAGCACCAGCCCGAGCCTCAGGTCTGGATGCCGAGTTCCTCGCTCTGGCTCGATCTGCTGCGGCAGCGAGGGAAGGGCGAGCGGATCAAGGCCGGGCCGAAGACGTCGCTCGCGACCAGTCCGATGGTGATCGCGATGCCGGAACCGATGGCCAAGGCGATGGGCTGGCCGGAAAAGACCCTCGGCTGGAATGACGTCCTGCAGGTGAACCGGGACGGTGGCTGGGCCTCGAAGGGCGCGGAGTACGCGAAGTGGGGCAACTTCACGCTCGGCAAGGACAATCCGCGGCGGTCGACGTCCGGGCTCGCGGCGACCATCGCGACCTACTTCGCCGCGACCGGCGGCGACTACGGCAAGATCGGGACCGCGGAGACCGTGCAGTTCGTCCGCGGGATCGAGGCGTCGGTCGCCTACTACAGCGACGATTCGGTGGCCTTCCTCAAGACGCTGTACGACGAGGACCGCAAGAAGCCCACGCCCTACATCAGCGCGATGGCGATGCAGGAGCAGATGGTCTACCTCTACAACCGCGGCGTGCCGACCGGGGATCCGGCGCAGCTGAACGCGAACCCCGTCGCCCCGCTGCGCCCGCTGGTCGCCGTGCACCCCAAGGAAGGGACGATGCTGATCGACCACCCCTTCCTGACCACCGCGAGCGCGTCGCCGGAGCAGCAGGCCGCCGCCGATGACTTCTACGCCTTCCTGCGGGAAGAGGGGCAGCAGAAGCGGTTCCGCGATCTCGGGTTCCGCGACCCGGATGGCAGGCCGGGGCCGGATCTGGCCGGGATCGTGGGCACCCAGGGGACCCAGGAACCCCCGAAGATCGGCGTCCCCACCGGCGAGCAGATCCAGAAGATGCTGGACGGCTGGGAGTACACGCAGCGGCGCGGCCGGATCCTGCTGGTGCTGGACCTGTCCGGTTCGATGAACGAGCCGTTCGACAAGAACCGCAAGGACAAACCGTATTCCGAGAGCCGCATCGCCCTGCTGAAACCCGCGATCCGGAAACAACTCGAGTACCTGCATCCCGAGGACGAGGTCGGGCTGTGGACCTTTTCGGACGGGTACGAGGAGAAGATGCCGATCGGCAAGGTCAAGAACGTCCGCGGCCCGATGCTCCAGCTGGTCGAGAACCTGACCCCGAGAGGGGACACGGCGCTGTACCAGACGGTGATGGCGGCCAACGACAAGATGCGGCGGGAGTTCGATCCGAACCTGATCAACGCCGTCGTCTTCCTGACCGACGGAGAGAACACCGAAGCCGGGACGAAGGAGCAGGTGCTGCAGAACGTCGACGCCGATCGGCTGGACAACTCCGTCCGGATCTTCACCATGGCCTACGGCGCGCAGGCCGACAGCCGCGTCCTCGACGAGATCGCGCAGAAGTCCAAGGCCCGCAGCTATCAGGCCGTCGACCCGTACGGCATCGACAAGATGTTCGTCAACGTCTTCAGCAACTTCTGA
- a CDS encoding sensor histidine kinase has protein sequence MGARGSLARQLLVWQLVVVSCLLCAVGVLAVVQAGNNFRTTEGRRALSVAESVAAQGIVGDLDNGPWELNAPAETARSLSGVDFVVIAGADRYVLASPDPGQVRTLLDLGDSTVLSGRSWVGELDGSIVAHVPVLDEKGGKVVRMVAAGSKSPGFFAGVLESPDNALRVLGVALVIGVSGSLLLARRVKNQTLGLEPHEITALVENREALLHGIKEGVVGLDPQHRITLVNDQARELLALPDDAVGRSVEDLDLNERIRDLLTGRATGADQIVLRQGKVLTLNRMPIDVRGAVVTLRDRTDLMTLRDELDASRHATDTLRAQAHEFSNRLHTISGLLELGEYEEVRGYVSRISSAQGEWRAEVGSRVGDPAVAALLIAKASLAAERGVGLRMAPDSELDRVEDALSTDLVTVLGNLVDNALDALGGEQGWIEVGVWQEEDEVRVEVRDSGPGVAPEIAEEVFEHGFTTKAAAHGQRGLGLALIRQACVRRGGSVEVHNSGGAVFTARLPR, from the coding sequence ATGGGTGCTCGGGGTTCCTTGGCCCGCCAGCTCCTCGTGTGGCAACTGGTAGTCGTCAGCTGCCTACTCTGCGCGGTGGGCGTGCTGGCCGTCGTCCAGGCGGGGAACAACTTCCGCACGACCGAGGGACGCCGGGCGCTGTCGGTCGCGGAGAGTGTCGCCGCGCAGGGCATCGTGGGCGACCTCGACAACGGCCCGTGGGAGCTGAACGCGCCCGCGGAGACCGCGCGAAGCCTCTCCGGGGTCGATTTCGTCGTGATCGCGGGAGCGGACCGTTATGTGCTCGCGTCACCTGATCCGGGGCAGGTGCGCACGCTGCTCGACCTCGGCGACAGCACCGTCCTCTCTGGACGGTCGTGGGTCGGCGAACTCGACGGCTCGATCGTGGCGCACGTCCCGGTGCTCGACGAGAAGGGCGGCAAGGTGGTCCGCATGGTCGCGGCGGGCTCGAAGTCGCCCGGGTTCTTCGCCGGAGTGCTCGAGTCGCCGGACAACGCCCTGCGCGTGCTGGGGGTCGCGCTGGTGATCGGGGTGAGCGGTTCGCTGCTGCTGGCGCGGCGGGTGAAGAACCAGACGCTCGGCCTGGAACCGCACGAGATCACCGCGCTGGTCGAGAACCGGGAGGCCCTCCTGCACGGCATCAAGGAGGGCGTCGTCGGCCTGGATCCGCAGCACCGGATCACCCTCGTGAACGACCAGGCGCGCGAACTGCTGGCGCTGCCGGACGACGCCGTCGGCCGGTCGGTCGAGGACCTCGACCTCAACGAACGCATCCGCGACCTGCTCACCGGCCGCGCGACCGGCGCCGACCAGATCGTGCTGCGGCAGGGGAAGGTGCTCACGCTGAACCGGATGCCGATCGACGTGCGGGGAGCCGTGGTCACCCTGCGGGACCGCACCGATCTGATGACCCTGCGGGACGAACTCGACGCCAGCAGGCACGCCACCGACACGTTGCGGGCGCAGGCGCACGAGTTCAGCAACCGGCTGCACACCATCTCCGGGCTGCTGGAACTCGGGGAATACGAAGAGGTTCGCGGTTACGTCAGCCGGATCAGCTCGGCGCAGGGGGAGTGGCGCGCGGAGGTCGGCTCGCGCGTCGGTGACCCGGCGGTGGCGGCGCTGTTGATCGCGAAGGCGTCGCTCGCGGCGGAACGCGGGGTCGGGTTGCGGATGGCGCCGGACAGCGAACTGGATCGCGTCGAAGACGCCCTTTCCACGGATTTGGTGACAGTGCTGGGAAATCTCGTCGACAACGCCTTGGACGCGCTGGGTGGGGAACAGGGCTGGATCGAGGTCGGCGTGTGGCAGGAGGAGGACGAAGTGCGGGTGGAGGTCCGTGATTCCGGGCCGGGAGTCGCCCCGGAGATCGCGGAGGAAGTGTTCGAGCACGGGTTCACGACGAAGGCCGCCGCGCACGGCCAGCGCGGTCTCGGGCTCGCGCTGATCCGACAGGCGTGCGTGCGGCGAGGCGGTTCGGTCGAGGTGCACAACTCCGGCGGCGCGGTGTTCACGGCGAGGTTGCCGCGATGA
- a CDS encoding Bug family tripartite tricarboxylate transporter substrate binding protein: MAIAAALVAVLLVPPLLTPGSEADEGSQIRSLRVLVPNAPGGGYDITARTATKAMEDADLLGNAEVFNLPGAGGTVGLGRTVAERGNGKLVMSMGLGVVGSVFTNKSPSSLLDTTPVAKLIEESDIVVVGKDSPYQNIGQLLDAWKRDPGAVQVGGGSSPGGPDHLAPMLMAKAIGLAPKTVNYVQYDGGGELLASVLGGKVAFGVSGVGEYRDQIAAGTLRVLAVTSEKRLPGIDAPTLTESGVDVKFTNWRGIVAPPGITESDRAKLVSLFERLQKTPQWQEALQRNGWTGAFAPGEQFGSFLKEENTRVATVLKELGLA, from the coding sequence TTGGCCATCGCGGCGGCGCTCGTCGCCGTTTTGCTGGTGCCACCGTTGCTCACCCCGGGCAGCGAGGCCGACGAGGGCTCGCAGATCCGGTCGTTGCGGGTACTCGTGCCCAACGCGCCCGGCGGCGGTTACGACATCACGGCGCGGACCGCGACCAAGGCCATGGAGGACGCCGACCTGCTCGGCAACGCGGAGGTGTTCAACCTCCCCGGCGCCGGCGGCACGGTCGGTCTCGGCCGCACGGTGGCCGAACGCGGCAACGGCAAACTCGTCATGTCGATGGGGCTCGGTGTCGTCGGCAGCGTGTTCACGAACAAGTCGCCGTCTTCGCTGCTCGACACCACACCGGTGGCGAAGCTGATCGAAGAGTCGGACATCGTCGTGGTCGGCAAGGATTCGCCGTACCAGAACATCGGCCAGCTGCTCGACGCCTGGAAGCGGGACCCGGGCGCGGTCCAGGTCGGCGGCGGCTCGTCCCCCGGCGGGCCGGACCACCTGGCGCCGATGCTGATGGCGAAGGCGATCGGGCTCGCGCCGAAGACGGTCAACTACGTCCAGTACGACGGCGGCGGCGAACTGCTCGCCTCGGTACTCGGCGGCAAGGTCGCGTTCGGCGTCTCCGGTGTCGGCGAGTACCGCGACCAGATCGCGGCGGGCACGCTCCGGGTCCTGGCGGTGACGAGCGAGAAGCGGCTCCCCGGGATCGACGCGCCGACGCTGACGGAGTCCGGTGTGGACGTGAAGTTCACGAACTGGCGCGGCATCGTCGCGCCGCCGGGTATCACCGAGTCGGACCGGGCGAAGCTGGTGAGCCTGTTCGAGCGGTTGCAGAAGACGCCGCAGTGGCAGGAAGCCTTGCAGCGCAACGGATGGACCGGCGCGTTCGCGCCAGGTGAGCAGTTCGGTTCGTTTCTCAAAGAGGAGAACACTCGAGTGGCAACGGTGCTGAAAGAGCTGGGTCTGGCATGA
- a CDS encoding Crp/Fnr family transcriptional regulator: MGLGQEAAEERERPFLERLDEPVRARLLEMGTPQTYEARQALMRAGEPGDFVMLLRYGYVKVTSADRMGATVILDVGVPGDLHGEIAVIAGGIRMADVVAIEEVHVRRIAASEFNRFLLDHPAAMREVLVSVARRFVLAQRQRTQSWKPQAVARVATRLDYLVDVCGIRTPAGWRIGIPLSQDELAQFIPMGRTMVAQALDKLRKAGVVASSRRAITVIDREALRVITEKGVT, encoded by the coding sequence GTGGGTTTGGGCCAAGAGGCCGCCGAAGAGAGAGAACGTCCGTTCCTGGAGCGACTGGACGAACCCGTCCGCGCCCGGTTGCTGGAGATGGGGACCCCGCAGACCTACGAGGCCAGACAGGCGCTGATGCGGGCGGGCGAGCCCGGCGACTTCGTCATGTTGCTGCGGTACGGCTACGTGAAGGTGACCAGCGCGGATCGGATGGGCGCGACGGTCATCCTCGACGTCGGCGTGCCCGGCGATCTGCACGGCGAGATCGCGGTGATCGCGGGCGGTATCCGGATGGCCGACGTGGTCGCCATCGAGGAGGTGCACGTCCGGCGCATCGCGGCGAGCGAGTTCAACCGGTTCCTGCTGGATCATCCGGCGGCGATGCGCGAAGTGCTCGTCAGCGTCGCCCGGCGGTTCGTGCTCGCCCAGCGTCAGCGGACCCAGTCGTGGAAACCGCAGGCGGTGGCGAGGGTCGCGACCCGGCTGGACTACCTGGTCGACGTCTGTGGCATCCGGACACCCGCCGGCTGGCGCATCGGGATCCCGTTGAGCCAGGACGAACTCGCGCAGTTCATCCCGATGGGCCGGACCATGGTCGCGCAGGCGCTGGACAAACTCCGGAAGGCGGGAGTTGTGGCCAGTTCGCGCCGTGCGATCACCGTCATCGACCGCGAGGCATTGCGGGTGATCACGGAAAAAGGTGTGACTTAG